The following coding sequences are from one Dromaius novaehollandiae isolate bDroNov1 chromosome 24, bDroNov1.hap1, whole genome shotgun sequence window:
- the LOC135330714 gene encoding forkhead box protein D4-like, whose translation MEEADRGEAPGPGPGPGPAETPQKPPYSYVALIAMAIRESPEQRLPLSGIYAYLAGRFPYFRGGQKGWQNSVRHNLSLNPCFRRLPRRPGPGPGPGPAAPQRGADWALDPAFQDMFPGGDYRRRRRRPPPPPPPLPGCPHGPCAGLVLQRGCPCPCPCPGLPCWGRACAPQPQP comes from the exons aTGGAGGAAGCGGACCGCGgcgaggcgccggggccggggccggggccgggtccaGCGGAGACGCCGCAGAAGCCGCCCTACTCCTACGTGGCGCTGATCGCTATGGCCATCCGGGAGAGCCCCGAGCAGCGGCTGCCGCTGAGCGGCATCTACGCGTACCTCGCGGGGCGCTTCCCCTACTTCCGCGGCGGGCAGAAGGGCTGGCAGAACAGCGTCCGCCACAACCTCAGCCTCAACCCCTGCttccgccgcctcccgcgccgccccggccccggccccggccccggccccgccgccccgcagcgcggcgCCGACTGGGCGCTGGACCCCGCTTTCCAGGACATGTTCCCGGGCGGCGACTACCGGCGGCGCCGCCgtc ggccccccccgccgccgccgccgctgcccgggtgCCCGCAcggcccctgcgcggggctggtgctgcagcgcggctgcccctgcccctgcccctgccccgggctgCCCTGCTGGGGCCGGGCCTGcgcgccgcagccgcagccgtaG